One window from the genome of Pseudomonas frederiksbergensis encodes:
- a CDS encoding murein L,D-transpeptidase catalytic domain family protein, with product MTGFGTLCSPALAEKLKPQPLYNSLAHAAPELNPQALKSALSAMQCAVANGARQARHLAVIDYSQPSTARRLWIFDLRQKKLVLRDLVAHGQKSGENFATQFSNRLGSYQSSLGLFRTQESYQGAHGYSLRMDGLEPGFNDLARDRAIVIHAADYVNPLWSVRQGRIGRSLGCPAVRPQVARQVIDKLKGGQFMFSWYPDPAWLKRSAYLNCQPQQVASILATSGG from the coding sequence ATGACGGGCTTTGGCACTCTGTGCAGCCCGGCGTTGGCCGAAAAACTCAAGCCCCAGCCTCTTTACAACAGCCTCGCCCACGCCGCGCCGGAACTCAATCCCCAAGCGCTGAAAAGTGCCCTGAGTGCGATGCAGTGCGCAGTTGCCAACGGCGCTCGACAAGCCCGCCACCTGGCCGTGATCGACTATTCGCAACCGTCCACGGCCCGTCGGCTGTGGATCTTCGATCTGCGTCAAAAGAAGCTGGTCTTGCGCGACCTGGTGGCCCATGGGCAGAAATCCGGGGAAAACTTCGCCACGCAATTCTCCAATCGCCTGGGCAGCTATCAGTCCAGCCTGGGCTTGTTCCGCACCCAGGAAAGCTACCAGGGCGCCCACGGCTATTCGCTGCGCATGGATGGCTTGGAACCTGGGTTCAACGACCTGGCCCGGGACCGGGCGATCGTGATCCACGCTGCCGATTACGTGAATCCGCTGTGGAGTGTGCGCCAGGGTCGCATCGGCCGCAGCCTGGGCTGTCCCGCCGTGCGTCCGCAAGTGGCGCGGCAAGTGATCGACAAGCTCAAGGGCGGGCAGTTCATGTTTTCCTGGTACCCCGACCCGGCGTGGCTCAAGCGCTCGGCCTATCTCAATTGCCAGCCGCAACAAGTGGCGAGCATCCTGGCGACAAGCGGCGGCTAG
- a CDS encoding RidA family protein has protein sequence MNIQRIESNPRLSRSVVHNGVAWLSGIVAADCSQDIGGQTRQVLQRVDELLAASGTDRRRLLSVQIWMKDMGRDFAEMNALWSEWVDVANTPARATAQVAFDDPQILLELIVTAAV, from the coding sequence ATGAACATCCAACGTATCGAAAGCAACCCACGCTTGAGCCGCAGCGTCGTGCACAACGGCGTGGCCTGGCTCAGCGGCATCGTCGCCGCCGACTGCAGCCAGGACATCGGCGGCCAGACGCGCCAAGTGCTGCAACGGGTCGACGAATTGCTCGCCGCGTCGGGCACAGACAGGCGTCGCCTGCTCAGCGTGCAGATCTGGATGAAAGACATGGGCCGTGACTTTGCCGAAATGAATGCGCTGTGGAGTGAGTGGGTCGACGTCGCGAACACCCCGGCGCGCGCCACCGCACAAGTGGCTTTCGATGATCCGCAGATCCTGCTGGAGCTCATCGTCACCGCGGCGGTATAG
- a CDS encoding class I SAM-dependent methyltransferase, whose translation MNPQALQTLHSHLLTALASAPDETRRLFHGRGRCWPGLEQVTVDWLQGVVLVALFKEPEAAHLEDLLSMLQALAASPTWQHSGAQTLALQHRYLPDSLTQWLVGEPIDEWTLTEGGLRYRIDLGKKQNNGLFLDMRYGRDWVRANAGGKRVLNLFAYTCGFSVAAIAGGAQHVVNLDMSRAALSRGRDNHRLNGHDLGQVTFLGHDLFKSWGKVINSGPYDLVIIDPPTFQKGSFLLTKDYQRVLRRLPELLSAHGTVLACSNDPATGPDFLIDGVMREAPGLTFEARLENPPEFPDADPACGLKALVFKRQDPALG comes from the coding sequence ATGAACCCTCAAGCCCTTCAAACCTTGCACAGCCACTTGTTGACGGCGCTGGCATCGGCACCCGACGAAACCCGTCGCCTGTTCCACGGGCGCGGGCGCTGCTGGCCGGGCCTGGAACAGGTCACCGTCGACTGGCTGCAAGGTGTAGTGCTGGTCGCGTTGTTCAAGGAGCCGGAGGCGGCACACCTGGAGGATTTACTGTCGATGCTCCAAGCCCTGGCCGCCTCGCCCACTTGGCAACACAGCGGTGCACAAACCCTGGCCTTGCAGCATCGATACTTGCCCGACAGTCTCACCCAATGGCTGGTGGGCGAGCCGATCGATGAATGGACGCTGACCGAAGGTGGCCTGCGCTACCGGATCGACCTGGGCAAAAAGCAGAACAACGGCCTGTTCCTCGACATGCGCTACGGGCGCGACTGGGTGCGGGCCAATGCCGGTGGCAAGCGCGTGCTTAACCTGTTCGCCTACACCTGCGGCTTTTCCGTGGCGGCCATCGCCGGCGGTGCGCAGCACGTGGTCAACCTGGACATGTCTCGCGCGGCCTTGAGCCGTGGGCGCGACAATCATCGTTTGAATGGCCATGACTTGGGCCAAGTGACTTTCCTCGGCCACGACTTGTTCAAGTCCTGGGGCAAGGTCATCAACAGCGGCCCCTACGATCTTGTCATCATCGATCCGCCCACTTTCCAGAAAGGCAGCTTCCTGCTGACCAAGGATTACCAGCGCGTACTGCGCCGCCTGCCGGAGCTGCTGAGCGCCCACGGCACGGTCCTGGCCTGCAGCAACGACCCGGCCACCGGACCGGACTTCCTCATCGACGGCGTCATGCGTGAAGCGCCTGGGCTGACATTCGAAGCGCGGTTGGAAAATCCTCCGGAATTTCCAGACGCCGATCCGGCCTGTGGCCTCAAGGCCCTGGTGTTCAAACGCCAGGACCCGGCTCTTGGATAG
- a CDS encoding NAD(P)H-dependent oxidoreductase, which yields MHALIVVAHHNPDSLTHSLAQAIGNGVVQANPAHTFEIADLAAEGFDPRFDFADAAVHHREAAPAADVLAEQARIDRADALVVVYPIYWWSMPALLKGWIDRVFSNGWAFDFIPDQPFVQKLQRLRVHLVAVGGADAGSFERHGYDQAMVTQIEHGIFEYCGARVVSSNRLLESESLDPKLHLETAHALGQRLFSTAGEPARMEAEVECA from the coding sequence ATGCATGCCCTTATCGTCGTTGCTCACCATAACCCCGATTCTCTGACCCATTCGCTTGCCCAAGCCATTGGCAACGGGGTCGTTCAAGCCAATCCGGCGCATACCTTCGAGATAGCCGACCTCGCTGCCGAGGGGTTCGACCCGCGCTTTGATTTTGCCGACGCGGCGGTTCATCACCGCGAAGCAGCTCCGGCCGCCGATGTCCTGGCCGAGCAGGCCCGAATTGACCGTGCCGACGCGTTGGTCGTGGTCTACCCGATTTATTGGTGGTCGATGCCGGCACTGCTCAAAGGCTGGATCGACCGGGTATTTTCCAATGGCTGGGCGTTCGACTTCATACCCGATCAACCTTTTGTTCAGAAGCTCCAGCGCCTGCGGGTTCATCTGGTGGCCGTCGGTGGCGCCGATGCTGGCAGTTTTGAACGTCATGGCTACGACCAGGCGATGGTCACGCAAATTGAACATGGGATTTTTGAATACTGCGGCGCCCGCGTGGTGAGCTCCAACAGATTGCTTGAATCGGAGAGCCTCGATCCGAAACTCCACCTGGAAACGGCACATGCCCTCGGTCAGCGGTTGTTCTCGACAGCCGGCGAGCCAGCCCGCATGGAAGCCGAAGTCGAGTGCGCCTGA
- a CDS encoding four-helix bundle copper-binding protein: MNQRYQACIDECLACAMTCEACASACLQEENVQIMARCIELDRDCADLCRLAATLMQRDSRVAADLCIVCASICRACGEECAGHEAGHCQDCAKACRSCAEACERMAA; the protein is encoded by the coding sequence ATGAACCAACGTTATCAAGCCTGCATCGACGAATGCCTGGCCTGCGCCATGACCTGTGAGGCCTGCGCCAGCGCTTGCCTGCAAGAAGAAAACGTCCAGATAATGGCGCGTTGCATCGAGCTGGACCGCGACTGCGCCGACCTGTGCCGCCTGGCGGCGACATTGATGCAGCGTGACAGTCGGGTCGCCGCCGATCTTTGTATTGTCTGCGCGAGCATCTGCCGAGCCTGTGGCGAGGAGTGTGCCGGGCACGAAGCGGGTCATTGCCAGGATTGTGCCAAGGCATGCCGGTCCTGTGCCGAGGCGTGTGAAAGGATGGCTGCCTGA
- a CDS encoding MFS transporter, which yields MSQSPPPDPRQRWRALIVLCLGVLMIVLDGTVVNVALPSIKDSLQFDDADLAWVVNAYLLTFGGFLLLGGRLGDLYGHRRLFTLGLAAFTLASLACGMAPSQAWLIIARAIQGLGGAVVTAVALSLIMDLFTEPGERARAMGVYSFVCAAGGSIGVLLGGLLTDLLSWHWIFLVNLPVGLVVLALSLKLLPAVHAEGSGQLDVAGAVTATVSLMVAVYAVVNGNEQGWTSLHTLGLLAASALLMLGFIVIERRIVHPLIPMGLFRLHNLRTANLLAVLWAASMFAWFFLSALYMQLVLGYTPMQVGLSFLPANVIMAIFSLGLSARLVMRYGIRTPLALGLLLAAIGLALFARAPLDGQFIGDILPGMLLLGLGAGMAFNPMLLAAMSEVEPKDSGLASGVVNTSFMMGGSVGLAVLASIAAYRTKTAAPELAPLVALNDGYQVAFLIGAMFALAAAILARFLLRSTAMGQQAKVDSAAHPAP from the coding sequence ATGTCGCAATCACCTCCCCCTGACCCGCGCCAGCGCTGGCGTGCCTTGATCGTCTTGTGCCTGGGCGTGCTGATGATCGTGCTCGACGGAACGGTGGTCAACGTCGCCCTGCCGTCGATCAAGGACAGCCTGCAATTCGACGACGCCGACCTGGCGTGGGTCGTCAACGCCTATTTATTGACCTTTGGCGGCTTCCTGCTGCTGGGTGGCCGCCTGGGCGACCTGTATGGCCATCGGCGCCTGTTCACCCTTGGCTTGGCGGCGTTCACGCTCGCATCGCTGGCCTGCGGCATGGCGCCGTCGCAAGCCTGGCTCATCATCGCCCGGGCCATCCAGGGGCTTGGCGGAGCGGTGGTCACGGCGGTGGCCTTGTCGTTGATCATGGATCTGTTCACCGAGCCTGGCGAACGCGCGCGGGCAATGGGCGTTTACAGTTTCGTCTGCGCGGCGGGCGGCAGCATTGGCGTGTTGCTGGGTGGTTTGCTCACTGACCTGCTGAGCTGGCATTGGATCTTCCTGGTCAACCTGCCTGTAGGCCTGGTCGTCTTGGCCCTGTCCCTGAAATTGTTGCCGGCCGTGCACGCCGAAGGCAGTGGGCAGCTGGACGTTGCCGGCGCCGTGACTGCGACGGTTTCGCTGATGGTCGCGGTGTATGCCGTGGTCAATGGCAACGAACAAGGCTGGACGTCTCTCCACACGCTGGGCCTGCTGGCAGCCTCGGCCTTGTTGATGCTGGGCTTCATCGTCATCGAACGCCGGATTGTCCATCCCTTGATCCCGATGGGCCTGTTTCGCCTGCATAACCTGCGCACCGCCAACCTGCTCGCAGTGCTCTGGGCCGCGTCGATGTTCGCCTGGTTTTTCCTGTCGGCGCTCTACATGCAGTTAGTGCTGGGCTATACGCCGATGCAGGTAGGATTATCGTTCCTGCCGGCCAACGTGATCATGGCGATTTTCTCCCTGGGCCTGTCGGCGCGACTGGTGATGCGCTACGGCATCCGGACGCCGCTGGCGCTGGGCCTGTTACTCGCCGCCATCGGCCTGGCGTTGTTTGCACGGGCACCGCTGGACGGCCAATTCATCGGCGACATCCTGCCGGGCATGTTGCTACTGGGCTTGGGGGCGGGAATGGCGTTCAACCCGATGTTGCTGGCTGCGATGAGCGAAGTGGAACCCAAGGATTCCGGCTTGGCCTCAGGCGTGGTCAACACGTCGTTCATGATGGGCGGGTCGGTGGGCCTGGCGGTGCTGGCAAGCATAGCCGCGTACCGGACCAAGACGGCCGCGCCCGAGCTTGCGCCGCTGGTGGCACTCAATGATGGGTATCAGGTGGCGTTCCTGATCGGTGCGATGTTTGCGCTGGCTGCGGCGATACTGGCGCGATTTCTGCTGCGAAGCACCGCGATGGGACAGCAGGCGAAAGTCGACTCCGCCGCCCATCCGGCCCCTTGA
- a CDS encoding FAD/NAD(P)-binding oxidoreductase: MSNVAIDLIIIGAGPAGMSAALEARSQGLSVVVLDEQASPGGQIYRQVLQADGRSRAVLGEDYYAGAELAADFMGCGARYLPNAAIWQVTPQREVHYLVEGQARILQGRHLLIATGALERPMPIPGWTLPGVMTAGAGQILLKSSAMVPAGPVVLAGCGPLFYLLAVQYLRAGIVIDALVDTSHRRDLLKAWRAIPGALQGWRDLLKGARLLVELKRAGIRHFRGAAHLRIEGADRARALSFDSEGQHHRVPAELILLHQGVVPHTQISRSLRLEHDWSASQLCWVPRRNGFGESSAAGIFIAGDGGAIGGAKVARLEGQLAALAIAGRHGQAHGVRKALRRARAARPLIDALYRPPAEHCVPADDVMVCRCEEVSAGDIRRYVDLGCLGPNQTKAFGRCGMGPCQGRQCGLSVTQIIAAHRRVPPAEVGYYRIRPPLKPITLAQLAGERHSPEELS, translated from the coding sequence ATGAGTAACGTTGCGATCGACCTGATCATCATCGGTGCCGGCCCGGCCGGCATGAGCGCGGCGCTCGAAGCCCGCTCCCAGGGGCTGTCCGTGGTGGTGCTGGATGAGCAGGCCAGTCCCGGCGGGCAGATTTATCGCCAGGTCCTTCAAGCCGATGGTCGCAGCCGTGCCGTGCTGGGCGAGGACTACTACGCGGGCGCTGAACTGGCGGCGGATTTCATGGGCTGTGGCGCACGCTATCTACCCAACGCGGCGATCTGGCAGGTAACGCCGCAGCGTGAGGTCCACTACCTGGTCGAAGGCCAGGCACGCATTCTCCAGGGGCGACATTTGTTGATCGCCACGGGCGCCCTTGAACGTCCGATGCCGATCCCCGGCTGGACCTTGCCCGGCGTCATGACCGCCGGCGCGGGGCAAATCCTGCTCAAAAGCTCGGCGATGGTGCCGGCGGGTCCGGTGGTCCTGGCAGGCTGCGGTCCGCTGTTTTATTTGCTGGCGGTGCAGTACCTGCGGGCGGGTATCGTCATCGACGCGCTCGTCGATACCAGCCACCGACGTGATTTGCTCAAGGCCTGGCGTGCGATTCCTGGCGCGTTGCAGGGTTGGCGCGACTTGCTCAAGGGCGCGAGGCTCTTGGTTGAATTGAAGCGTGCCGGCATCCGCCATTTTCGCGGTGCCGCTCACCTGCGCATCGAGGGCGCGGATCGGGCCAGGGCCTTGAGCTTCGACAGCGAGGGGCAGCATCACCGGGTGCCCGCCGAGTTGATTCTGTTGCACCAGGGCGTGGTCCCGCATACACAGATCAGCCGCTCGCTGCGCCTGGAACATGACTGGAGCGCGTCGCAGTTGTGCTGGGTCCCGCGCCGCAATGGTTTTGGTGAAAGCAGCGCCGCTGGGATCTTCATCGCCGGTGACGGTGGGGCCATTGGTGGCGCCAAGGTTGCGCGGCTTGAAGGGCAACTGGCGGCGCTGGCCATCGCCGGACGTCACGGGCAGGCACATGGCGTCCGGAAGGCGCTGCGCCGCGCTCGCGCCGCGCGGCCGTTGATCGATGCCCTTTATCGGCCTCCGGCAGAGCACTGCGTTCCCGCCGATGACGTCATGGTCTGCCGCTGCGAAGAGGTCAGCGCTGGTGATATCCGCCGCTATGTCGACCTCGGCTGCCTGGGGCCCAACCAGACCAAGGCCTTCGGCCGCTGCGGCATGGGGCCGTGCCAGGGCCGCCAGTGCGGCTTGAGTGTTACCCAGATCATCGCCGCCCATCGTCGCGTGCCGCCCGCCGAGGTGGGCTACTACCGCATTCGTCCGCCCCTCAAACCCATCACGCTGGCGCAACTGGCCGGCGAACGCCACTCACCGGAGGAACTGTCATGA
- a CDS encoding ABC transporter substrate-binding protein encodes MKRIALKLGFVSLLALGANLHAAENSLRIGIEAAYPPFASKTPDNAIVGFDYDIGQALCAEMKVRCDWKEQEFDGLIPALKVKKVDAVISSMSITPERMKSVDFTDRYYRIPARLVFRKGSGINEIPAQLKGKRIGVQRATNFDRYVTDKFVPAGAEVIRYGSQNEIFLDLLGGRLDATMASSVVIDESLLKRPEGKDFEFVGPNFVEEQYFGTGIGIAVRKNDPLASRFNQALATLRANGTYDRIRQKYFDFDIYGE; translated from the coding sequence ATCAAACGCATCGCACTCAAGCTGGGTTTCGTCTCGTTGCTGGCGCTCGGCGCCAACCTGCACGCTGCGGAAAACTCATTGCGCATCGGCATCGAAGCGGCGTATCCGCCGTTCGCCTCGAAAACCCCGGACAACGCTATCGTTGGATTTGACTACGATATCGGCCAGGCCCTGTGCGCCGAGATGAAGGTTCGCTGCGACTGGAAAGAGCAGGAGTTCGACGGTTTGATCCCGGCGCTCAAGGTGAAGAAGGTCGACGCGGTGATTTCCTCCATGTCGATCACCCCGGAGCGGATGAAATCGGTCGACTTTACCGACCGCTACTACCGTATCCCGGCGCGCCTGGTGTTCCGCAAGGGCAGCGGCATCAACGAAATCCCCGCACAGCTCAAGGGCAAGCGGATCGGCGTGCAGCGGGCCACCAACTTCGATCGCTACGTCACTGACAAATTTGTCCCGGCCGGCGCCGAGGTAATCCGCTATGGTTCGCAGAATGAGATTTTTCTCGACCTGTTGGGCGGTCGCCTGGACGCGACGATGGCCAGCTCCGTGGTAATCGACGAAAGCTTGCTCAAGCGTCCGGAAGGCAAGGATTTTGAATTTGTCGGGCCGAATTTCGTCGAAGAACAATACTTCGGCACCGGCATTGGCATCGCCGTGCGCAAGAACGACCCGTTGGCGAGCCGCTTCAACCAGGCCCTGGCAACCCTTCGCGCCAATGGCACCTACGACCGGATTCGCCAGAAGTATTTCGATTTCGATATCTACGGCGAATAA
- a CDS encoding LysE family translocator — protein MDQLLPFALFAFVASITPGPTNILVLSHSSRFGLATTWPIILGACAAAALLVLLVGTGLGDVLARHATIQTALSWAGIAWLSWMAWQIFSAPAEAIDPDRPVEGPRLGLAGAAGLQLVNPKTWMMALAVVSVFAGAEADRTAQVLWLSLAFFAISIPCMTAWAYLGRGAARFCRSAVAMGRFNRVMAVLLLVSAWLTLLV, from the coding sequence ATGGACCAGTTGCTGCCGTTTGCCCTGTTTGCCTTTGTCGCCTCCATCACCCCTGGGCCGACCAATATCCTGGTGCTGAGCCACAGCTCGCGCTTCGGCCTGGCGACCACCTGGCCGATCATCCTCGGCGCTTGCGCGGCCGCTGCGTTGTTGGTGCTGTTGGTGGGCACTGGGCTGGGGGATGTATTGGCCCGGCATGCGACCATCCAAACGGCATTGTCCTGGGCCGGCATCGCCTGGCTGAGCTGGATGGCCTGGCAGATTTTCAGCGCACCGGCCGAAGCCATCGACCCGGACCGACCGGTTGAAGGCCCGCGGCTTGGCCTGGCCGGAGCTGCCGGATTGCAACTGGTGAACCCGAAGACGTGGATGATGGCCTTGGCGGTGGTCAGCGTATTCGCCGGTGCCGAGGCGGACCGTACGGCGCAGGTGCTCTGGCTGTCCCTTGCATTTTTCGCGATTTCCATTCCTTGCATGACCGCCTGGGCCTACCTGGGGCGCGGCGCCGCAAGGTTCTGCCGTTCCGCCGTGGCGATGGGGCGCTTCAACCGTGTCATGGCGGTGTTGCTGCTGGTGTCGGCGTGGTTGACGTTGCTGGTATAG
- a CDS encoding murein L,D-transpeptidase has protein sequence MFKKPACYLSLLLLVAPLVATAEDGDPGQAQTTLAQLSANCPELAASVDFPTVMSLQSLYQQNAGQAIWADDERLQALLLQLQQLADDGLDPNRYPLPGEGAYANAACTDIAISQRYLHALHDLRFGYLPQNRLEPIWKANPQLPDRQAMVLHFAIAGLQDPAEAFELARPSLTLYRNLRELYARQRQQPLADWQSVPGGPLLQPDKRDARVPALARRLFNEGYLSVPPLDADEHYSPSLVEAMKSFQLHHSLQADGVVGPWTVTELNISPAMRREQLRINLERMRWLAQDLEPDSVLVNVAAAQLTVYQGGAPVWQTRTQVGRAERQTPLIKSRITRLTLNPSWTIPPTIMREDKLPEIRRDPEFLARHNLRVIDRDGLPLAVENIDWEHPGDLMLRQDPGSKNPLGKLVVRFPNPFSVYLHDTPSQALFSKSPRAFSSGCVRIEQVMHMRDLLLTSAERKRTDTLLASELTHEFRLAKPVPILLGYWTVQADSQGRAVYIPDIYQRDVALSAADRRAL, from the coding sequence TTGTTTAAAAAGCCCGCATGTTACCTGAGCCTTTTATTGCTCGTTGCGCCATTGGTCGCTACGGCCGAGGACGGCGATCCGGGGCAGGCGCAAACCACGCTGGCGCAGTTATCTGCCAACTGCCCTGAACTGGCTGCGAGCGTCGATTTTCCGACGGTCATGAGCCTGCAGTCGCTGTACCAGCAAAACGCAGGCCAGGCGATCTGGGCGGACGATGAGCGGTTACAGGCCTTGCTGCTCCAATTGCAACAATTGGCGGATGACGGGCTGGATCCGAACCGCTACCCCTTGCCGGGCGAAGGCGCCTACGCCAATGCCGCCTGCACCGACATCGCTATCAGCCAACGCTACCTGCATGCCCTGCATGACTTGCGTTTCGGCTATCTGCCACAGAACCGCCTGGAGCCGATCTGGAAAGCCAATCCCCAGTTGCCGGACCGTCAAGCCATGGTGCTGCATTTCGCCATCGCGGGCCTGCAAGACCCGGCCGAGGCTTTCGAACTGGCCCGGCCGAGCCTGACGCTCTATCGCAACCTGCGCGAGCTCTACGCCCGGCAACGGCAGCAACCCCTGGCGGACTGGCAGTCGGTGCCCGGCGGCCCGCTCTTGCAACCCGACAAGCGCGACGCCCGCGTACCGGCGCTCGCCCGGCGCTTGTTCAACGAAGGCTACCTGAGCGTGCCGCCACTCGACGCCGACGAGCACTACAGCCCGAGCCTCGTGGAGGCGATGAAGAGTTTCCAACTTCATCATTCGCTGCAAGCCGATGGGGTAGTGGGGCCCTGGACCGTCACCGAGCTCAACATTAGCCCAGCCATGCGTCGCGAGCAGTTGCGCATCAACCTTGAACGCATGCGCTGGCTGGCGCAGGACCTGGAGCCCGATAGCGTGCTGGTCAACGTGGCGGCGGCGCAACTGACGGTTTACCAGGGCGGCGCCCCCGTGTGGCAAACCCGCACCCAGGTGGGGCGTGCCGAACGTCAGACGCCGTTGATCAAATCGCGCATCACCCGCCTGACACTCAACCCCTCGTGGACGATCCCGCCGACCATCATGCGCGAGGACAAACTCCCCGAGATTCGCCGCGACCCGGAGTTCCTGGCGCGGCATAACCTGCGGGTCATCGATCGGGATGGCTTGCCGCTGGCAGTGGAGAATATCGACTGGGAACACCCCGGTGATCTCATGCTGCGCCAGGACCCTGGTTCGAAGAATCCCTTGGGTAAATTGGTCGTGCGCTTTCCCAACCCATTTTCCGTGTACCTGCATGACACGCCCAGCCAGGCGTTGTTCAGCAAAAGTCCTCGGGCCTTCAGCTCTGGCTGTGTGCGCATCGAGCAGGTCATGCACATGCGGGACCTGCTCCTAACCTCGGCAGAACGCAAGCGGACCGACACGCTGCTGGCCAGCGAACTGACCCATGAGTTCAGGCTGGCCAAGCCCGTGCCGATCCTGCTGGGCTATTGGACAGTGCAAGCGGACAGCCAGGGTCGGGCGGTGTATATCCCGGATATCTACCAACGCGATGTCGCCCTGTCGGCCGCTGACCGCCGTGCGCTCTGA
- a CDS encoding GlcG/HbpS family heme-binding protein, producing the protein MKTKAVLTEQDVAQLLVAAKELAHQRQWAVSICVVDDGGHPLGLLRLDDASPLSTYIATEKARTAAMGRRDSKAFEDMINGGRLAFLSAPHLQGMLEGGVTIRHDGQCIGAIGVSGVKAEEDAELARLAVETVLPVITPDA; encoded by the coding sequence ATGAAAACCAAAGCGGTACTCACGGAGCAGGACGTTGCCCAGCTGCTGGTCGCTGCCAAGGAACTGGCTCACCAGCGTCAATGGGCGGTATCGATCTGCGTGGTAGACGATGGCGGGCATCCCCTGGGGCTGTTGCGCCTGGACGATGCCTCGCCGTTGTCGACCTACATCGCCACCGAAAAAGCCCGCACCGCGGCCATGGGGCGGCGTGACAGCAAGGCCTTTGAAGACATGATCAACGGCGGTCGCCTGGCCTTCCTGAGCGCTCCGCACCTGCAAGGCATGCTTGAGGGCGGCGTGACGATCCGCCACGATGGCCAGTGCATCGGTGCCATCGGGGTTTCCGGCGTGAAGGCTGAAGAGGATGCGGAACTGGCGCGGTTGGCGGTGGAGACCGTGCTGCCGGTGATTACGCCGGATGCGTGA
- a CDS encoding AraC family transcriptional regulator produces MTARNWIDLKQDASSGIETVRAHFEGHAYDPHWHDAYLVGVTEQGVQQFHCRRQQHNSTPGKVFLLEPGELHDGNAPHEQGFTYRTLYLEPHWLERELRSLFEEAPDNAQLGFAATLNDDVQLARATATAFQSLHEQDILIVRQTALDTLLSNLTQHLHWRARINPDPRLPLVAQQARDYLHSHLSEDIGLDDLARATGVDRFRLSRAFKAAFGLAPHAYLIQLRLARARRLLARGESAVAVAAMLGFADQSHLGRWFQRAYRMSPADYRKRCSIVPD; encoded by the coding sequence ATGACAGCGCGCAATTGGATCGATCTCAAGCAGGACGCCTCGTCCGGTATCGAGACCGTGCGCGCGCATTTCGAGGGCCATGCCTACGATCCGCATTGGCACGATGCCTACCTGGTGGGCGTGACGGAGCAGGGGGTGCAGCAGTTCCATTGCCGCCGCCAGCAACATAACAGCACGCCGGGCAAAGTGTTCCTGCTCGAGCCCGGCGAGCTGCATGACGGAAACGCACCTCACGAACAGGGCTTTACCTACCGCACCTTGTACCTCGAACCACACTGGCTGGAGCGCGAGCTGCGCTCGCTGTTCGAAGAAGCACCGGACAACGCCCAATTGGGTTTCGCCGCCACTCTGAATGACGACGTACAACTGGCGCGCGCCACCGCCACGGCCTTCCAGAGCCTGCATGAGCAGGACATCCTGATCGTCCGCCAGACCGCACTTGACACGCTGCTGTCCAACCTCACCCAACACCTGCACTGGCGTGCGCGGATCAATCCCGACCCGCGGCTGCCGCTGGTTGCACAGCAGGCCCGCGACTACCTGCACAGCCACCTGAGTGAAGACATCGGCCTGGACGATTTGGCGCGGGCTACCGGTGTCGATCGCTTTCGCCTGAGCCGCGCATTCAAGGCCGCTTTCGGCCTGGCGCCCCATGCTTACCTGATCCAACTGCGCCTGGCCCGGGCGCGGCGCTTGCTGGCCCGTGGCGAAAGTGCCGTGGCGGTGGCCGCCATGCTTGGTTTTGCCGACCAGAGTCACCTGGGCCGCTGGTTCCAGCGTGCCTATCGCATGAGCCCCGCGGACTACCGCAAGCGCTGCTCAATTGTTCCAGACTGA